The following proteins are encoded in a genomic region of Saccharopolyspora antimicrobica:
- a CDS encoding aldehyde dehydrogenase family protein, with product MTAGLELHNYVGGEPVGTLAGETLPLVDPSTGEEYGTSPLTRWMDVDAVMSVAAAAFASWSQSTPRQRQQVLLEVADAVEERAEELVLAECRNTGKPWSVVRDDELPRAVDLIRFYAGAARVQEDGAGGEYEPGLTSFTRREPIGVCAQVTSWTHPLLLAVAKWAPALAAGNTVVLKPAETTPVSSALLVEIAGERLPAGVLNLICGDRDSGRAMVAHEVPGMFSITGTVRSGMEVAGSAAADLKRAHLQLGGKAPAVVFDDADVVRAARGIAVAAFGNAGQSCTAASRVLVGAGVYEELVEELVRWAGVMRPGPPQDPDASFGPLNSLGQLELVQAHLARLPAHARVLVGGGRRGERGFFHEATVVADVVQDDELVQNEVLGPVVTVQRFEGEREAVELANGVRYGLAASVWTRDHGRAMRVSRGLQAGTVWVNAHHPLVAEMPHSGFKHSASARDFGRYGLAEYSRIKHVMSAWDEG from the coding sequence TTGACCGCGGGGCTGGAACTGCACAACTACGTCGGCGGCGAACCGGTGGGGACGCTGGCGGGGGAGACCCTGCCGTTGGTCGATCCGAGCACCGGTGAGGAGTACGGCACCAGTCCGCTGACCCGGTGGATGGATGTGGACGCGGTGATGTCGGTGGCGGCCGCGGCGTTCGCGTCGTGGTCGCAGAGCACGCCGCGGCAGCGGCAGCAGGTGCTGCTGGAGGTGGCCGATGCGGTGGAGGAGCGCGCGGAGGAGCTGGTGCTGGCGGAGTGCCGCAACACCGGCAAGCCGTGGTCGGTGGTGCGCGATGACGAGTTGCCGCGGGCGGTGGATCTGATCCGCTTCTACGCGGGGGCGGCGCGGGTGCAGGAGGACGGTGCGGGTGGTGAGTACGAGCCGGGGCTGACTTCGTTCACGCGGCGCGAGCCGATCGGGGTGTGCGCGCAGGTGACGTCGTGGACGCATCCGCTGTTGCTGGCGGTGGCGAAGTGGGCTCCGGCGTTGGCGGCCGGGAACACGGTGGTGCTCAAGCCGGCGGAGACGACGCCGGTGAGTTCGGCGTTGCTGGTGGAGATCGCGGGGGAGCGGTTGCCGGCGGGGGTGCTGAACTTGATCTGCGGTGATCGGGACAGCGGCCGGGCGATGGTGGCGCACGAGGTGCCGGGGATGTTCTCGATCACGGGCACGGTGCGGTCGGGGATGGAGGTGGCGGGGTCGGCGGCTGCTGATCTCAAGCGTGCGCACCTGCAGCTGGGCGGTAAGGCGCCTGCGGTGGTGTTCGACGATGCGGATGTGGTGCGGGCGGCGCGGGGGATCGCGGTGGCGGCGTTCGGCAATGCGGGGCAGAGCTGCACGGCGGCGAGCCGGGTGCTGGTGGGTGCGGGGGTGTACGAGGAGCTGGTGGAGGAGTTGGTGCGGTGGGCCGGGGTGATGCGGCCGGGGCCGCCGCAGGATCCGGATGCGTCGTTCGGGCCGTTGAACAGTCTCGGTCAGCTGGAGCTGGTGCAGGCGCATCTGGCGCGGTTGCCGGCGCATGCGCGGGTGCTGGTGGGTGGTGGTCGTCGGGGTGAGCGGGGGTTCTTCCACGAGGCGACGGTGGTGGCCGATGTGGTTCAGGACGATGAGCTGGTGCAGAACGAGGTGCTGGGGCCGGTGGTGACGGTGCAGCGTTTCGAGGGTGAGCGGGAGGCGGTGGAGCTGGCCAACGGGGTGCGGTACGGGTTGGCGGCCAGTGTGTGGACGCGGGATCACGGGCGGGCGATGCGGGTGTCGCGCGGTTTGCAGGCGGGCACGGTGTGGGTCAACGCGCACCATCCGCTGGTGGCGGAGATGCCGCACAGCGGGTTCAAGCACTCGGCTTCGGCGCGTGATTTCGGGCGTTACGGGTTGGCGGAGTACAGCCGGATCAAGCACGTGATGTCGGCGTGGGACGAGGGTTGA
- a CDS encoding LysR family transcriptional regulator, giving the protein MTPPDTESLRLLVGVAELGSIGAAAAELQVSQPSASKRLSRLERQLGLPLLQRTRQGCTLTPAGTMVCDWARQVLAHIDGLMSGVRALRAQQKSTLRVAASMTIAEYLVPRWLSRLRTALPDVHLELDVTNSAAVADAVRHDNADIGFIETPQPPEGVSVRYVTRDHMIVVAPPGHPWTRLRRPLTPTELAATPLIVREHGSGTRETLHRALTDTGTEPVTPLLELRSTTAVRNSVVAGAGPAALSVLAVATDLAEHRLVEIPVADLDLRRPLHAVWRAGLRLTGSAAALLAIATRDQQQINPRPTPTSRA; this is encoded by the coding sequence ATGACCCCACCCGACACCGAATCGCTGCGCCTGCTCGTCGGAGTCGCCGAACTCGGCAGCATCGGCGCCGCCGCGGCCGAACTCCAGGTCAGCCAACCCTCCGCCAGCAAAAGACTCAGCCGCCTCGAACGCCAACTCGGCCTCCCCCTGCTCCAACGCACCCGCCAGGGCTGCACCCTCACCCCCGCCGGAACCATGGTCTGCGACTGGGCCCGCCAAGTCCTCGCCCACATCGACGGCCTCATGAGCGGCGTCCGCGCACTCCGCGCCCAGCAGAAATCCACCCTCCGCGTCGCCGCCAGCATGACCATCGCCGAATACCTCGTCCCCCGCTGGCTCAGCCGACTCCGCACCGCACTGCCCGACGTGCACCTCGAACTCGACGTCACCAACTCCGCCGCCGTCGCCGACGCCGTCCGCCACGACAACGCCGACATCGGCTTCATCGAAACCCCACAACCACCCGAGGGCGTCTCCGTCCGCTACGTCACCCGCGACCACATGATCGTCGTCGCCCCACCCGGACACCCCTGGACCCGCCTGCGCCGACCACTGACCCCCACCGAACTCGCCGCCACCCCGCTCATCGTGCGCGAACACGGCTCCGGCACCCGCGAAACCCTGCACCGCGCCCTCACCGACACCGGCACCGAACCCGTCACCCCGCTGCTCGAACTCCGCTCCACCACCGCAGTCCGCAACTCCGTCGTCGCAGGCGCGGGCCCCGCCGCCCTCAGCGTCCTGGCCGTGGCCACCGACCTCGCCGAACACCGCCTCGTCGAAATCCCCGTCGCCGACCTCGACCTGCGCCGACCCCTGCACGCCGTCTGGCGAGCCGGACTCCGCCTCACCGGCTCCGCCGCCGCCCTGCTCGCCATCGCCACCCGCGACCAGCAGCAGATCAACCCTCGTCCCACGCCGACATCACGTGCTTGA
- a CDS encoding YeiH family protein, translating into MAKTVSGARAGLAALWPGLAVTVAAVVVSMAVAGLVPAVSALTVAVVLGVAAGNVPGFPVAARAGVAWSARKLLRAGVVLLGLQLSVGQVLGLGAGTVGAVLLVVVLTFAGTVLLGRVLGVSRGLSLLVATGFSICGASAVAAVEGVVERDDEDVATSVAMVTVFGTVSMLGLPVLFSAWGLSAEDAGRIAGGSVHEVAQVVAAASPAGAAAVAIAVVVKLSRVVLLAPMVAVVSLLERRRSAGAGRRPPIMPLFVLGFLLAVALRSSGVLPEAVLDVTKHLTTLLLAGALFALGFSVRIKALLRNGPKAFALGAGSTILVTALGITTMLLMP; encoded by the coding sequence GTGGCGAAGACGGTGAGCGGTGCACGGGCGGGTTTGGCGGCGTTGTGGCCGGGGCTGGCGGTGACGGTGGCGGCGGTCGTGGTGTCGATGGCGGTCGCGGGTCTGGTGCCTGCGGTGAGTGCGTTGACGGTGGCCGTGGTGCTGGGCGTCGCGGCGGGCAATGTGCCGGGTTTTCCGGTGGCGGCGCGTGCTGGTGTGGCGTGGTCGGCGAGGAAGTTGTTGCGCGCCGGTGTGGTGCTGCTGGGCTTGCAGTTGTCGGTGGGGCAGGTGCTGGGGCTGGGTGCGGGCACGGTGGGTGCGGTGCTGCTGGTCGTGGTGCTGACGTTCGCCGGCACGGTGCTGCTGGGCCGGGTGCTGGGTGTGTCGCGGGGTTTGTCGTTGCTGGTGGCGACGGGTTTTTCGATCTGCGGGGCCTCGGCGGTGGCGGCGGTGGAGGGCGTGGTGGAGCGCGATGATGAGGACGTGGCCACGAGCGTGGCGATGGTGACGGTGTTCGGCACGGTGTCGATGCTGGGTTTGCCGGTGTTGTTCTCGGCGTGGGGCTTGTCGGCTGAGGATGCGGGCAGGATCGCCGGGGGCAGCGTGCACGAGGTGGCTCAGGTGGTCGCGGCGGCCTCGCCGGCGGGTGCGGCGGCGGTGGCGATCGCGGTGGTGGTCAAGCTCAGCCGGGTGGTGCTGCTGGCGCCGATGGTGGCGGTGGTGAGCCTGTTGGAGCGCCGCCGCAGTGCTGGTGCGGGTCGGCGCCCGCCGATCATGCCGCTGTTCGTCCTGGGTTTCCTGCTGGCGGTGGCGCTGCGCAGCAGCGGTGTGCTGCCGGAGGCGGTCCTGGATGTGACCAAGCACCTGACGACGTTGCTGCTGGCGGGTGCGTTGTTCGCTCTCGGTTTCAGCGTCCGGATCAAGGCGCTGCTGCGCAACGGTCCCAAGGCCTTCGCGCTGGGTGCCGGTTCGACGATCTTGGTCACCGCTCTCGGAATTACCACGATGCTGCTGATGCCTTGA
- a CDS encoding amidase: MADTQPADLTAPELLAAYASGELSPVEATEAVLQRITEADPAVNAYCLVDGERALQQARASEQRWQRGEPEGRLDGVPTSIKDIFLTKDWPTLRGSRTIDPHQRWDADAPTVARLREHNAVFVGKTTTPELAWKGVTDSPLTGITRNPWDPARTAGGSSGGAAAAVALGMAPLAIGTDGGGSVRIPASFCGIVALKATYGRIPHYPASPYGTLAHAGPMSTTVTETALLLDVLSGPDVRDWSALEPPTTSFVDSLGAGVRGLRIAVSLDLGFGTEVHPEVARAVTEAARTFEELGAAVEHTDPPGISDPVTDFHVLWFSGAAKSVEHLTTEQRELLDPGLHEICRQGLTYSAQDYLEATNTRMILGQRMGAFHQTYDLLLTPTVPIPPFEAGHEVPPGSADERWTSWTPLTYPFNMTQQPAASIPCGHTTEGLPIGLQIIGPRHADATVLRAAHAFEQARPWTRVPR; encoded by the coding sequence TTGGCCGACACCCAGCCCGCCGACCTCACGGCTCCCGAACTGCTCGCCGCCTACGCAAGCGGCGAGCTGTCCCCGGTGGAGGCCACCGAGGCCGTCCTGCAGCGCATCACCGAAGCCGACCCGGCCGTCAACGCCTACTGCCTGGTCGACGGCGAACGCGCGCTGCAGCAGGCCCGCGCCTCCGAACAGCGCTGGCAGCGCGGCGAACCCGAGGGACGACTGGACGGCGTGCCGACCTCCATCAAGGACATCTTCCTCACCAAGGACTGGCCGACGCTGCGCGGCTCGCGCACCATCGACCCGCACCAGCGCTGGGACGCCGACGCCCCCACCGTGGCCCGCCTGCGGGAGCACAACGCGGTGTTCGTCGGCAAGACCACCACCCCGGAACTGGCGTGGAAGGGCGTCACCGACAGCCCGCTGACCGGCATCACCCGCAACCCGTGGGACCCCGCCCGCACCGCGGGCGGCTCCAGCGGCGGTGCGGCCGCGGCGGTAGCACTGGGCATGGCGCCGCTGGCCATCGGCACCGACGGCGGCGGCTCCGTGCGGATCCCCGCCTCCTTCTGCGGCATCGTCGCGCTCAAAGCCACCTACGGCCGCATCCCCCACTACCCCGCCAGCCCCTACGGCACGCTCGCCCACGCCGGGCCGATGAGCACCACCGTCACCGAGACCGCGCTGCTGCTCGACGTGCTCTCCGGGCCCGACGTCCGCGACTGGTCCGCACTGGAACCACCCACCACGTCCTTTGTGGACAGCCTGGGTGCGGGGGTGCGCGGGCTGCGCATCGCGGTCAGCCTCGACCTCGGATTCGGCACCGAGGTGCACCCGGAGGTCGCCCGCGCCGTCACCGAAGCCGCGCGGACCTTCGAAGAACTCGGCGCGGCGGTGGAGCACACCGACCCGCCGGGCATCAGCGATCCCGTCACCGACTTCCACGTCCTGTGGTTCTCCGGCGCCGCCAAATCCGTCGAGCACCTCACCACCGAACAACGCGAACTGCTCGACCCCGGACTGCACGAGATCTGCCGGCAGGGCCTGACCTACTCCGCCCAGGACTACCTGGAAGCCACCAACACCCGCATGATCCTCGGCCAGCGCATGGGTGCCTTCCACCAGACCTACGACCTCCTGCTGACCCCGACGGTGCCTATCCCCCCGTTCGAAGCGGGCCACGAAGTACCGCCGGGATCGGCCGACGAGCGCTGGACCAGCTGGACGCCGCTGACCTACCCGTTCAACATGACCCAGCAACCGGCCGCCAGCATCCCCTGCGGGCACACCACCGAAGGCCTGCCCATCGGCCTGCAGATCATCGGCCCCCGCCACGCCGACGCCACCGTCCTCCGAGCCGCCCACGCCTTCGAACAGGCCCGCCCCTGGACCCGCGTTCCCCGCTGA
- a CDS encoding D-2-hydroxyacid dehydrogenase has product MINRTPTVVLLHDGNPPTELERIGASAELRYAQAHELPAAVPGADVLLVWAFRSEAIADAWPHADALRWVHACSAGVDRLLFPALRDSEVVLTNSRGVFDGPMAEYVLGTVLTFAKDMHTTLRLQDRKQWQHRVTERIAGKSALVVGTGPIGRAIAGQLTAAGLRVSGAGRTGRSGDPDFGDVHASADLPHVIGAFDYVVLAAPLTEQTKGLIDADVLARCRPTARLINVGRGELIVEPDLIAALRAGQLAGAALDVFDTEPLPAESPLWEMPNVLVSPHMSGDTAGWVDELVDLFLTNLRAYAEGAPLTNVVDKQRGYISGTEN; this is encoded by the coding sequence ATGATCAACCGCACTCCCACCGTCGTGCTCCTGCACGACGGCAACCCGCCCACGGAGCTGGAGCGCATCGGGGCCAGCGCCGAACTCCGCTACGCCCAGGCCCACGAGCTGCCCGCCGCGGTGCCGGGCGCGGACGTGCTGCTGGTCTGGGCCTTCCGCTCCGAGGCGATCGCCGACGCCTGGCCGCACGCCGACGCCCTGCGGTGGGTGCACGCCTGCAGCGCCGGGGTGGACCGGCTGCTGTTCCCCGCCCTGCGCGATTCCGAGGTCGTGCTGACCAACTCCCGCGGCGTCTTCGACGGCCCCATGGCCGAATACGTCCTGGGCACCGTGCTCACCTTCGCCAAGGACATGCACACCACGCTGCGGCTGCAGGACCGCAAGCAGTGGCAGCACCGCGTCACCGAACGCATCGCGGGCAAATCCGCGCTGGTCGTGGGCACCGGACCGATCGGGCGCGCCATCGCCGGGCAGCTCACCGCCGCCGGCCTGCGCGTCTCCGGCGCCGGCCGCACCGGGCGCTCCGGCGATCCCGACTTCGGCGACGTGCACGCCTCCGCCGACCTCCCCCACGTCATCGGCGCCTTCGACTACGTGGTCCTGGCCGCGCCGCTGACCGAGCAGACCAAGGGCCTCATCGACGCCGACGTCCTCGCCCGCTGCCGCCCCACCGCCCGCCTGATCAACGTCGGCCGCGGCGAACTCATCGTCGAACCCGACCTCATCGCCGCACTGCGCGCCGGACAGCTGGCCGGAGCCGCGCTCGACGTCTTCGACACCGAGCCGCTGCCCGCCGAATCACCGCTGTGGGAGATGCCGAACGTGCTGGTCTCCCCGCACATGTCCGGCGACACCGCGGGCTGGGTCGACGAACTCGTCGACCTGTTCCTCACCAACCTGCGCGCCTACGCCGAAGGCGCGCCGCTGACAAACGTCGTGGACAAGCAGCGGGGATACATCAGCGGAACGGAGAACTGA
- a CDS encoding DUF3830 family protein codes for MPRYLSITLEKRGVSCVAELLDKDAPRTCEAVWQALPQVGPVHHAKYARNEIYTMVPRFAADEPGQENPTVTPIPGDVVYFSFPGGMLDRAFKEEKGIDALPGVIDLAIFYGRNNLLLNGDVGWVPGNVYATIVEGLDRMAEACHDVWRSGSVGETLRYDRYES; via the coding sequence ATGCCGAGGTACCTGTCGATCACGCTGGAAAAGCGCGGTGTGTCCTGCGTGGCCGAGCTGCTGGACAAGGACGCCCCCCGGACCTGCGAGGCGGTGTGGCAAGCGCTGCCGCAGGTCGGGCCGGTGCACCACGCCAAGTACGCCCGCAACGAGATCTACACGATGGTGCCGCGCTTCGCGGCGGACGAACCCGGCCAGGAGAACCCGACCGTCACCCCGATCCCCGGCGACGTCGTCTACTTCTCCTTCCCCGGCGGCATGCTCGACCGCGCCTTCAAGGAGGAGAAGGGCATCGACGCGCTGCCCGGCGTGATCGACCTGGCGATCTTCTACGGCCGCAACAACCTGCTGCTCAACGGTGATGTCGGCTGGGTGCCGGGCAACGTCTACGCCACCATCGTCGAGGGTCTGGACCGGATGGCCGAGGCCTGCCACGACGTGTGGCGCTCGGGCAGCGTCGGCGAAACCCTGCGCTACGACCGCTACGAGAGTTGA
- a CDS encoding maleate cis-trans isomerase family protein, protein MPPDFLGAVPGPPPQRGVGVIAPFDLALDRELWRWAPAEVSLYLTRTAFVPVPVTVEQANLVSDEAAVHGATRDLLVPEPEVVAYACTSGSFVNGATGERRLVEVMLQAGAPAAVTASGALVQALQLLGIDRISVATPYVAAVTDRLRDFLDEYGIEVVASVGLGLLGQIWKVDYRQVVDIVRSADRPEADAMFVSCTNLPTYDIIGPLEQELGKPVLTANQVTLWAALRSMGLQAVASQQQLLQALDAPAA, encoded by the coding sequence ATGCCGCCTGACTTCCTCGGGGCGGTGCCCGGCCCGCCGCCGCAGCGCGGCGTGGGCGTGATCGCCCCGTTCGACCTGGCGCTGGACCGCGAGCTGTGGCGGTGGGCGCCGGCGGAGGTGTCGCTGTACCTCACGCGCACCGCGTTCGTGCCGGTGCCGGTGACCGTCGAGCAGGCCAACCTGGTCTCCGACGAGGCGGCGGTGCACGGGGCGACCCGCGACCTGCTGGTGCCCGAGCCGGAGGTGGTGGCCTACGCCTGCACCTCCGGCAGCTTCGTCAACGGTGCCACCGGCGAGCGCCGGCTGGTCGAGGTGATGCTGCAGGCCGGCGCCCCGGCCGCGGTGACCGCCTCGGGTGCGCTGGTGCAGGCGCTGCAGCTGCTGGGCATCGACCGGATCTCGGTGGCCACGCCGTACGTGGCGGCCGTGACCGACCGGCTGCGCGACTTCCTCGACGAGTACGGCATCGAGGTGGTGGCCAGCGTCGGGCTGGGGTTGCTCGGCCAGATCTGGAAGGTCGACTACCGGCAGGTGGTGGACATCGTGCGCTCGGCCGACCGCCCGGAGGCCGATGCGATGTTCGTCAGCTGCACCAACCTGCCCACCTACGACATCATCGGCCCGCTGGAGCAGGAGCTGGGCAAGCCGGTGCTGACCGCCAACCAGGTCACCCTCTGGGCGGCGCTGCGCTCGATGGGGCTGCAGGCGGTGGCTTCCCAGCAGCAGTTGCTGCAGGCCCTGGACGCGCCCGCCGCGTAA
- a CDS encoding maleate cis-trans isomerase family protein — MEHPVPHTAGILYPGYSAEDDYPTLQRLLGDDVRLPLVHTLMREDAHRVDALLDIGSEQVLADGARELLDHGVQSVIWACTSGSFVFGRQGAREQVEKLQAVTGLPTSSTSFAFVHAAARLGLRRVAVAATYPADVAAEFVAFLQADGLEVVRLSSRGIITAAEVGTLGREEVLAFAAANDDDRADALLMPDTALHTAAWLEELEEQLGKPVLTANQVSAWEALRLAGAQQARYGLGELFRTGTGGELSGSPD; from the coding sequence ATGGAGCACCCGGTGCCGCACACCGCAGGAATTCTCTACCCCGGCTACAGCGCCGAAGACGACTACCCGACCCTGCAACGCCTGCTCGGCGACGACGTCCGCCTGCCGCTGGTGCACACCCTCATGCGCGAGGACGCCCACCGCGTCGACGCGCTGCTGGACATCGGCTCCGAGCAGGTGCTGGCAGACGGTGCCCGCGAGCTGCTGGACCACGGCGTGCAGTCGGTGATCTGGGCGTGCACCTCGGGCAGCTTCGTCTTCGGCAGGCAGGGTGCGCGGGAGCAGGTGGAGAAGCTGCAGGCCGTCACCGGCCTGCCGACCTCCAGCACCTCCTTCGCGTTCGTGCACGCCGCGGCGCGGCTGGGCCTGCGGCGGGTCGCGGTGGCCGCGACCTACCCGGCCGACGTGGCCGCGGAGTTCGTGGCGTTCCTGCAGGCCGACGGGCTGGAGGTGGTGCGGTTGTCCAGCCGGGGCATCATCACCGCCGCCGAGGTCGGCACCCTCGGACGCGAGGAGGTGCTGGCCTTCGCCGCGGCCAACGACGACGACCGGGCCGATGCGCTGCTGATGCCGGACACCGCGCTGCACACCGCGGCGTGGCTGGAGGAGCTGGAGGAGCAGCTGGGCAAACCGGTGCTCACAGCCAACCAGGTCAGCGCCTGGGAGGCGTTGCGGCTGGCCGGTGCGCAGCAGGCGCGCTACGGATTGGGAGAGCTGTTCCGCACTGGAACAGGCGGGGAGCTCAGTGGCTCCCCGGATTGA
- a CDS encoding GntR family transcriptional regulator, giving the protein MLGTDEQNQQPGELEPVQRKSTAAIVADQLRAAIMYGSLPPGSQLGEAELAARLGVSRGPLREAMQRLVAEGLLRSEPHRGLFVMDLDTEDVQDIYLARLAVERAACEQIVRHHRVEAVAELTAAQSRMVAAAGKGDPIELADADQEFHETLVRVSGSARLQRMAQTLLVEKRMCLTALQDKYHADVQALVDEHKGLVDAIEAGDEELLLARLQAHMTDALERLNGSMAS; this is encoded by the coding sequence GTGCTCGGGACCGACGAGCAGAACCAGCAGCCGGGTGAGTTAGAGCCGGTGCAGCGCAAGTCGACCGCCGCGATCGTGGCCGACCAGCTGCGCGCGGCGATCATGTACGGATCGCTGCCGCCGGGCAGCCAGCTCGGTGAGGCCGAGCTGGCCGCCCGGCTGGGCGTGAGCCGGGGACCGCTGCGGGAGGCGATGCAGCGGCTGGTCGCCGAAGGGCTGCTGCGCAGCGAGCCGCACCGCGGGTTGTTCGTGATGGACCTCGACACCGAGGACGTCCAGGACATCTACCTGGCGCGGCTGGCCGTCGAGCGCGCCGCGTGCGAGCAGATCGTGCGCCACCACCGGGTGGAGGCGGTGGCGGAGCTGACCGCCGCGCAGAGCCGGATGGTCGCCGCCGCGGGCAAGGGCGACCCGATAGAACTGGCCGACGCCGACCAGGAGTTCCACGAAACCCTGGTGCGGGTCTCCGGCAGCGCCCGGCTGCAGCGCATGGCGCAGACCCTGCTGGTGGAGAAGCGGATGTGCCTGACGGCCCTGCAGGACAAGTACCACGCCGACGTCCAGGCGCTGGTCGACGAGCACAAGGGCCTGGTCGATGCGATCGAGGCGGGCGACGAGGAACTGCTGCTCGCCCGCCTGCAGGCCCACATGACCGATGCGCTGGAGCGTCTCAACGGCTCCATGGCCAGCTGA
- a CDS encoding NAD-dependent succinate-semialdehyde dehydrogenase, which produces MTISVHQHPREATVVDAAPKQLFIGGAWRPATDERSYEVEDPSTGRALCSVADASPADGLAALAAASQAQESWAKHPPRERGEILRRAYELIMSRHEDLALLMTLEMGKPLTESRAEITYAAEFFRWFAEEAVRIGGDYAVAPNGSGRFLVMRQPVGPALLITPWNFPMAMGTRKIGPAIAAGCTSVIKPAHQTPLSMLALAGILQEAGLPDGVLNVVTSRSAGRLMEPMIRDGRARKLSFTGSTAVGRKLIEQSAEQVLRVSMELGGNAPFLVFPDADLDAAVEGAMLAKMRNGGEACTAANRFYVHTEVAGEFSQRLAERMSGLRVGRGVSDEVQVGPLIDDTQLGKVRDLVADAVQQGAEVVTGGSAEDGDGYFYRPTVLSGVPLQARMSREEIFGPVAPITTFTDEQAVIAQANDTEYGLVSYLYTRDLQRALRVSEALECGMVGLNQGIVSNPAAPFGGVKHSGLGREGGKVGIEEFLETKYIAVGGL; this is translated from the coding sequence ATGACAATTTCAGTCCACCAGCACCCCCGAGAGGCCACCGTCGTCGACGCCGCACCCAAGCAGCTGTTCATCGGCGGCGCGTGGCGCCCGGCCACCGACGAGCGCAGCTACGAGGTGGAGGACCCCTCGACCGGCCGGGCGCTGTGCTCGGTGGCCGACGCCTCCCCCGCCGACGGCCTGGCCGCGCTGGCCGCCGCTTCCCAGGCGCAGGAGAGCTGGGCCAAGCACCCGCCCCGCGAGCGCGGCGAGATCCTGCGCCGCGCCTACGAGCTGATCATGTCCCGGCACGAGGACCTGGCGCTGCTGATGACCCTGGAGATGGGCAAGCCGCTGACCGAGTCGCGCGCCGAGATCACCTACGCCGCGGAGTTCTTCCGCTGGTTCGCCGAGGAGGCGGTGCGCATCGGCGGTGACTACGCGGTGGCGCCCAACGGTTCCGGGCGGTTCCTGGTGATGCGCCAGCCGGTGGGTCCGGCGCTGCTGATCACCCCGTGGAACTTCCCGATGGCGATGGGCACCCGCAAGATCGGCCCGGCCATCGCCGCGGGCTGCACCTCGGTGATCAAACCGGCCCACCAGACGCCGCTGTCGATGCTGGCGCTGGCCGGGATCCTGCAGGAGGCCGGACTGCCCGACGGGGTGCTCAACGTGGTCACCTCCCGCAGCGCGGGCCGGCTGATGGAGCCGATGATCCGCGACGGCCGGGCCCGCAAGCTGTCGTTCACCGGGTCCACCGCGGTGGGCCGCAAGCTCATCGAGCAGTCCGCCGAGCAGGTGCTGCGGGTGTCGATGGAGCTGGGTGGCAACGCGCCGTTCCTGGTCTTCCCCGACGCCGATCTCGACGCCGCGGTCGAAGGCGCGATGCTGGCCAAGATGCGCAACGGCGGTGAGGCGTGCACCGCGGCCAACCGGTTCTACGTGCACACCGAGGTCGCCGGTGAGTTCTCCCAGCGGCTGGCCGAGCGGATGTCCGGGCTGCGGGTGGGCCGCGGCGTCAGCGACGAGGTGCAGGTGGGGCCGCTGATCGACGACACCCAGTTGGGCAAGGTGCGCGATCTGGTGGCCGATGCGGTGCAGCAGGGCGCCGAGGTCGTCACCGGCGGTTCGGCCGAGGACGGCGACGGCTACTTCTACCGGCCCACGGTGCTGTCCGGGGTGCCGCTTCAGGCGCGGATGAGCCGGGAGGAGATCTTCGGGCCGGTCGCGCCGATCACCACCTTCACCGACGAGCAGGCGGTCATCGCCCAGGCCAACGACACCGAGTACGGGCTGGTCAGCTACCTCTACACCCGTGATCTGCAGCGCGCCCTGCGGGTGTCGGAGGCGCTGGAGTGCGGCATGGTCGGCCTCAACCAGGGCATCGTGTCCAACCCGGCGGCGCCCTTCGGCGGGGTCAAGCACTCCGGGCTGGGCCGGGAAGGCGGCAAGGTCGGCATCGAGGAGTTCCTGGAGACCAAGTACATCGCCGTCGGAGGCCTGTGA